A part of Streptomyces sp. DSM 40750 genomic DNA contains:
- a CDS encoding Re/Si-specific NAD(P)(+) transhydrogenase subunit alpha, whose translation MKEDAVLIGVVKESKPGETRVATTPTTAAQLLKLGYEVVVEPGAGAASSFPDDAYVEAGATIGDALAADIVFGVNPPSVKQLDGLREGATLVSQLGLMGEPDRVEDLAGRPITVLAMDAVPRISRAQSLDVLSSMANIAGYRAVVEAAHEFGRFFTGQVTAAGKVPPAKVLVAGAGVAGLAAIGTAGSLGAVVRATDPRPEVADQVRSLGGEYLAIESSEAAVSATGYAKEMGDGYKTREVELYATQCQDVDIVITTALIPGRPAPRLITAEMVADMKPGSVIVDMAASNGGNVAGSVAGHKVVTDNGVTIIGYTDLVGRLPAQASQLYGTNLVNLMKLLTPDKDGTLVLDFDDVVQRSMTVVRKGELTWPPPPVQVSATPTAAPAATAVRGDSAAPRVVSPAKRFTAVAAVGALLFVTAALSPRALQGHLTVFALAIVVGYYVIGHVHHALHTPLMSVTNAISGVIVVGALLQIGHGDTAITAVSSVAILLAAINIFGGFAVTRRMLAMFSRS comes from the coding sequence GGTGGTCGAACCGGGTGCGGGTGCGGCATCCAGCTTTCCCGACGACGCGTATGTCGAGGCGGGCGCCACCATCGGTGATGCCCTGGCGGCCGACATCGTGTTCGGGGTGAACCCACCGTCGGTAAAACAGTTGGACGGACTGCGCGAAGGAGCCACGCTCGTAAGCCAGTTGGGGCTGATGGGGGAGCCCGACCGGGTGGAGGACCTGGCCGGGCGGCCGATCACCGTGCTCGCCATGGACGCCGTACCGCGGATCTCACGTGCCCAGTCGCTGGATGTGCTGTCCTCGATGGCCAACATCGCCGGCTACCGGGCTGTGGTCGAGGCGGCCCATGAGTTCGGCCGGTTCTTCACCGGCCAGGTCACGGCCGCGGGCAAGGTGCCTCCGGCCAAGGTGCTGGTCGCCGGTGCCGGTGTCGCCGGCCTCGCGGCGATCGGCACCGCCGGCAGTCTGGGCGCGGTGGTGCGTGCCACCGACCCGAGACCGGAGGTGGCCGACCAGGTGAGGTCACTCGGGGGCGAGTACCTGGCGATCGAGTCGTCCGAGGCGGCAGTCAGCGCGACGGGGTACGCCAAGGAAATGGGGGACGGCTACAAGACGCGTGAGGTGGAGCTTTACGCCACGCAGTGCCAGGACGTCGACATAGTCATCACCACCGCCCTCATCCCCGGAAGGCCGGCGCCGCGACTGATCACCGCCGAGATGGTGGCCGACATGAAGCCGGGCAGCGTGATCGTGGACATGGCCGCGTCCAACGGCGGCAACGTGGCGGGCTCCGTCGCGGGTCACAAGGTGGTGACAGACAACGGGGTGACCATCATCGGCTACACCGACCTCGTTGGCCGGCTTCCCGCCCAGGCCTCCCAGCTGTACGGAACCAACCTGGTCAACCTCATGAAGCTGCTGACGCCGGACAAGGACGGCACGCTGGTGCTGGACTTCGACGATGTCGTGCAGCGTTCGATGACCGTCGTGCGCAAGGGGGAGTTGACCTGGCCTCCGCCGCCGGTGCAGGTGTCGGCGACTCCGACGGCGGCGCCTGCGGCGACGGCGGTTCGGGGCGACAGCGCGGCTCCGCGAGTCGTCTCACCCGCCAAGCGGTTCACGGCGGTCGCGGCAGTGGGCGCACTGCTGTTCGTGACGGCCGCGTTGTCGCCGCGCGCACTGCAGGGCCATCTGACCGTCTTCGCCCTCGCGATCGTGGTCGGCTACTACGTGATCGGGCATGTGCATCATGCCCTGCACACTCCGCTGATGTCGGTGACCAACGCGATCTCCGGCGTCATCGTGGTCGGAGCGCTGCTGCAGATCGGCCACGGAGACACGGCGATCACGGCCGTCTCGTCCGTCGCGATCCTGCTCGCCGCCATCAACATCTTCGGTGGGTTCGCCGTCACCCGGCGCATGCTCGCCATGTTCTCCAGGAGCTGA